Genomic DNA from Prunus persica cultivar Lovell chromosome G1, Prunus_persica_NCBIv2, whole genome shotgun sequence:
ATCATAAAACTGGAACACCGAGTCGCACAAGATagaaaaaatcgaaaaaaaaccTTGTTGACTAAAAAGTCAATAAATTAGCATcgaaccaaacaaaaccagaCCGACTACGtatgtttttaaattatttctagAAAAGAAAACGCGGAATTTGACTGATGCGTAGAGGCCCACGTGTTAAAATAAGCTTATTAATTCATATATCTTATCAAATAACAATGCATAAAAACGAGATGGGGGTTAGTTTGGGTAGGATAGATTTGATTGTATATgggtaaatatttatttggaaaaaattAGAGTAGGACCGCCACGGGcaaatctttattttcttcactccTTGAAATCACTGAATTCTCTGGACCCTAATattatttgcattttttcaGCAACCAAATGTTacgaagaagaaaatagtTAAGCTACAAAACTCTTTTCAATGGGGAATTCGTTGGAAACGTTTTgagggtgtgtgtgtgtgaactCTTGTACAATAACACTATCagcaaggagaaagaagatagaGTATCAAAGAAAAGGATTGCccggaaaacaaaaacaaaaacacaaagagaagggagagataatctatatatataaagtaaaatagAGAGaataatatctatatatataaagcaaaaggcagagaatggtgaaacattcaaaataccagaaaatgcccttagttaatgcaaacattaagaattgaaattattaattaaatgaggataatatggtaaattcacaatttttcgtattaaaaaaattaaaaaataaaacaaaatcagataataaattctatttttatggaacacaattacccattatcttttttaattctaaaataaatttaatttttttttaaaaaaaaacttttcacAGGCTCGAAAGTGCGTGCGAAAAGACtagtataattaattaatagtcTTAAAAGTTGGGCTGCTGGGTTGTTCTcaatgtttatattttctaaacAGTCAATAATCCATACAAATGCAATCCTAGTCGATGGTTTAAATAGTGTCAGACAGAAACTTACTTAATCCGATGGTTTAAatagtataaaaaaacatgaGCTTTTATTGGTGAAAGTAGGAATTAGGGTTTCCAAGATCATGAGTTTTCCCCTGTTTTCGATGACAAATACAATTAGATTACTCATATGTGAGAAGCGAAGCTTAAGCCTTAAGCCAAGGGTGCAAGAGATGTCGTGAGTTGTATGGTtccactatttttttttcctattaacAAATTAAGATGTATATTtacgttttttattttttatttttatggaaaaaaGATACCACGCACCAATCCAAACAGCAAATGGTgtggtaaatttttttttctggattATCTTATCttcttaaataataaataaattttaattttgcacGCATCATTGATGGGCCGAACACAAATGTGATAAATGGCTTAGTTGTAGGGATCTAGATccaattttgatattttgggggtctgtataaataaatagttcTAATGCTAGGTGAACGAAAGCAGTTTTTACAAGGATTACTATTagaaagggaagaggcctGTGGGTGTGGCTCGACTATATATACACAACTACAACACACcacaaactcaaactcaaacctCTCTTCAACTCTCATACTAAAGAAATGGCATTGGCACCCAAGATTGACGTGAAAAGTTTGGACGAAAAGTTAGAGAATCTCTACCGACTGTACTCtatcaagaagaagaaagagttgCATGACGAAGAAAGCAACCAAGTCATCAACATGAGAGCCATGGCGGCCAAAGAAGCTCCTCAAGAAGAATGGCAAATGATCATTCGAGAGAAACTTGTCGTGAAACAAGTTTTTGCCCGTGGAGGCTTCGGGTCTGTGCATAAAGGCATCTATGATGGACAAGAAGTTGCAGGTACGGTAATTATATCTATGTTTACATGCGCAAAttcatgtgtatatatatgtctaTGTGTGTGCATAATTTTGTCAAACTTCATTGACGgtgtatcttttttttttctttcttgattaTACAGTCAAAGTGATGGAGTGGGGAGAAGACGGCcgaacaaaatctgaaatagCTTCTTTGAAGAAAGATTTTAGGCAGGAGGTTTCTATTTGGCATAAGCTTGATCATCCTAACATTACTAAGGTACTACGACAatggttatttgtttttgcttttcgtTCTTCTGTCTACTCtcaaatatttttatctttatttgttattaattctttttctttaattttcttgatgATTAGTATATTGGAGCCACAACGGATATCGACTCTGCCTCTGTTATTACTGAGTATCTTCCTGGAGGAACCCTAAAAGCCTTCCTCATCCAACACCGGAAAAAAAAGTTGCCTCTCAAGACAGTTAACCGACTGGCCGTTGATCTTGCTAAAGGGTATCTCTCTTTTCCTACATATGTTATTTGTCTTTGTAGATTTCTCTCCCTGCACCTAAGTAATAGTATAATCATACATACGTTTATACcatatatttttcaacatatattatatatgcaaGTAATACTATTACTAATGATATATGCATGTGTTTGCATGCAGATTGAGTTTTTTGCACTCCAAGAACATTGTTCATAGAGACGTGAAAACGGAAAATGTGCTTCTTGATAAGGATGGTAGGGTGAAGATAGCAGACTTTGGAGTTGCTCGTCTGGAGGCTTCAAATTTAGCAGAGATGACAGGCTACACGGGAACCCCCGGATACATGGCCCCTGAGGTATCAATTaattcactttcttttttatctacTTAGATTTTAAAGgcttgccctagactttgaattatatattaattgcaGCATTCTGATCAATACCAAATGTTCTGATTGGAtgatatgatgatgatgatgcagGTCCTGGAATGTAAACCCTACAACAGGAAATGCGACGTTTATAGCTTCGGGATTTGCTTGTGGGAGATGTATTGCTGCGATATGCCCTACCCTAACATCACGTTCTCCGAATTGACTTCGGCTGTTGTTTATAAAGTATGTCATTTCTCTTtccatctttctttcttttataatgTAGTCTGAGTGACCCCgaacttattatttttgtacttTTGTGTTGCTTCAGAATTTGAGGCCAGAGATACCCAAGCAATGCCCAAGCTCTCTAGCCAAAGTGATGAAACAGTGCTGGGATGGAGAACCCAAGAGAAGGCCAGAAATGGAGGAGGTTGTTTCCATGCTAGAGGCAATTAACACGTCAAACAGTGCTCCTTCGGGTTGCTTCAGCTTCTTCGGCTCAAGACGCTAACATACTCATTTCAACGTATTATTTAAGTTGAGATAGCCGAAATAAATGACAAAAGAAAGGAgtgtggtactctttcctTGACCGGATTTTCCTCCTTCGGGAGGTTTTTtatggcaaggttttaacgaggccactAATTTACTCCTCTAGTCCTCTGATTGTGCTGGATGTATTTTAAGCAGTCAATGAAGCTGATTTCAGTttgatcccaaaaaaaaaatgacaaaaattgaTTGAAAATGTTTATCATTTAAGTTTCATCAGCACAAACGCAAGTG
This window encodes:
- the LOC18790900 gene encoding serine/threonine-protein kinase STY8, with the protein product MALAPKIDVKSLDEKLENLYRLYSIKKKKELHDEESNQVINMRAMAAKEAPQEEWQMIIREKLVVKQVFARGGFGSVHKGIYDGQEVAVKVMEWGEDGRTKSEIASLKKDFRQEVSIWHKLDHPNITKYIGATTDIDSASVITEYLPGGTLKAFLIQHRKKKLPLKTVNRLAVDLAKGLSFLHSKNIVHRDVKTENVLLDKDGRVKIADFGVARLEASNLAEMTGYTGTPGYMAPEVLECKPYNRKCDVYSFGICLWEMYCCDMPYPNITFSELTSAVVYKNLRPEIPKQCPSSLAKVMKQCWDGEPKRRPEMEEVVSMLEAINTSNSAPSGCFSFFGSRR